The following proteins are co-located in the Nocardia bhagyanarayanae genome:
- a CDS encoding YidH family protein, which translates to MTLPEVGSESEDGEEGVDYRFTLANERTFLAWMRTSLGLLAGGVAVHTLVQPFHMSGLRRVLALSCIVLAVVVALGGYLHWRRVGRAIRRAEPLPETVLVPVLSAGIGIVSIMACIAVLLR; encoded by the coding sequence GTGACGCTCCCGGAAGTCGGCTCGGAATCGGAGGACGGCGAGGAAGGCGTCGACTACCGCTTCACCCTCGCCAACGAACGGACCTTTCTGGCCTGGATGCGCACCTCTCTCGGCCTGCTCGCCGGCGGTGTCGCGGTGCACACTCTGGTCCAGCCGTTCCACATGTCCGGTCTGCGGCGGGTACTCGCGCTCAGCTGCATCGTCCTCGCGGTCGTCGTCGCGCTCGGCGGCTACCTGCATTGGCGCCGGGTCGGCCGCGCGATTCGCCGCGCGGAACCGCTGCCGGAGACGGTGCTGGTGCCGGTCCTGTCGGCGGGCATCGGCATCGTGTCGATCATGGCGTGTATCGCGGTGCTGCTGCGATGA
- a CDS encoding DUF202 domain-containing protein: protein MTARDVGLAAERTALAWRRTAISAMVVAALCIDHVLGSGWRDAAIAPAVAALTMFAVAVAGYLRSRWLRHGRRGRPDGVIAATALAILFAGGVAIALGFTEPPR from the coding sequence ATGACCGCCAGGGACGTGGGTCTGGCCGCCGAGCGGACCGCGCTCGCCTGGCGGCGCACGGCCATCAGCGCGATGGTCGTGGCCGCGCTGTGCATCGACCACGTGCTGGGTTCCGGCTGGCGTGACGCCGCGATCGCCCCCGCCGTCGCGGCGCTGACGATGTTCGCGGTGGCGGTCGCCGGCTATCTGCGCAGCCGGTGGTTGCGCCACGGCCGCCGCGGCCGACCCGACGGCGTCATCGCCGCGACGGCGCTGGCGATCTTGTTCGCCGGCGGCGTCGCAATCGCATTGGGTTTCACCGAACCACCGAGGTGA